In Microbacterium pumilum, the following proteins share a genomic window:
- a CDS encoding ferredoxin reductase family protein: MSSAKSASIRGAALPGPDASAVFSRLFLVLVVAGAVGAAMLAVFDATRPVRLDISLVARLCGLEGGFAVTVLVLLMSRAPFLERGIGADQMARWHGVLGRVAIIAIVVHAVGATAAWAIARGISFGASVGEVLVMPGLVEATVATFLLLGVGAVSARAARRRLRYEVWHALHLTTYLAIALSFSHELAGPDLAGRPAAQMAWGCLYTLSFALLLRYRVLAPLLQLWRHRMRVVSIVPEGKDVVSIIVRGCHLDELRAESGQFFRWRFLTRATWPAAHPFSLSAPPSQDFLRLTVKSVGDGTALLHQLRPGVRVSAEGPYGAMTERRRRRAGILLIAGGVGITPMRSLFETVHRGDGTLTLLYRASTTAELVFRDELEAIAAERDAELIYLVGSSSEPANAMTPANLLRLVPDMTERDVYMCASPRFAAAAQEALLAAGLPRRRLHQEEFVF; the protein is encoded by the coding sequence CTCGGCGAAGTCCGCCTCGATCCGCGGTGCGGCTCTGCCGGGCCCGGATGCCAGTGCGGTGTTCTCGAGGCTGTTCCTGGTGCTCGTCGTGGCGGGGGCGGTCGGTGCGGCGATGCTCGCGGTGTTCGACGCAACGAGGCCCGTGCGGCTGGATATCTCTCTGGTCGCACGTCTCTGCGGGCTCGAGGGCGGGTTCGCCGTGACGGTGCTGGTGCTGCTGATGTCGCGCGCGCCCTTCCTCGAGCGCGGCATCGGTGCTGATCAGATGGCTCGCTGGCACGGGGTGCTCGGACGCGTCGCGATCATCGCGATCGTGGTCCACGCCGTCGGTGCGACAGCCGCTTGGGCGATCGCCCGCGGCATATCGTTCGGAGCGTCGGTGGGTGAGGTGCTGGTCATGCCCGGATTGGTGGAGGCGACGGTGGCGACGTTCCTCCTGCTCGGGGTCGGAGCGGTGTCGGCGCGAGCCGCGCGACGGCGGCTGCGATACGAGGTCTGGCACGCGCTCCACCTGACGACGTATCTCGCCATCGCCCTGTCGTTCTCGCACGAGCTGGCAGGACCCGACCTCGCCGGTCGGCCCGCCGCGCAGATGGCCTGGGGCTGTCTCTACACCCTCAGCTTCGCCCTGCTCCTGAGGTACCGCGTGCTCGCGCCGCTCCTGCAGCTGTGGCGACACCGGATGCGGGTGGTCAGCATCGTGCCTGAGGGCAAGGACGTGGTCAGCATCATCGTGCGCGGGTGCCACCTCGACGAGCTGCGCGCAGAGTCCGGACAGTTCTTCCGCTGGAGGTTCCTCACCCGTGCGACGTGGCCGGCCGCGCATCCTTTCTCGCTCTCGGCACCCCCGTCCCAGGATTTCCTCCGTCTCACGGTCAAGTCCGTCGGTGATGGGACCGCCCTGCTGCACCAGCTGCGCCCGGGCGTGCGCGTGTCGGCGGAAGGGCCGTACGGGGCGATGACCGAGCGACGACGGCGGCGCGCCGGCATCCTGCTCATCGCCGGCGGGGTCGGCATCACCCCGATGCGATCGCTCTTCGAGACGGTCCACCGAGGCGACGGGACGCTGACCCTCCTCTACCGCGCCTCCACCACCGCAGAGCTGGTGTTCCGCGACGAGCTCGAGGCCATAGCCGCCGAGCGCGACGCCGAGCTCATCTATCTGGTCGGGTCGTCATCCGAACCGGCCAACGCGATGACCCCCGCGAACCTGCTGCGGCTGGTGCCCGACATGACCGAGCGCGATGTCTACATGTGCGCGTCGCCGCGATTCGCTGCTGCGGCGCAGGAAGCACTGCTCGCCGCCGGTTTGCCACGACGCCGGCTGCACCAGGAGGAGTTCGTGTTCTGA
- a CDS encoding EI24 domain-containing protein: MREFVRGITLLARGFAYWPRRPGLMALGLVPAAIVAALFLAGLIALGAFLPAITEAMTPFADGWPGLWSTVIRVAIGTALLGAALVLLAVSFTALTLLIGEPFYDRIWRAVESDLGSSGIDADYGFWRALGDGFRLLARGVGVALLAALVGLVPVVGGVLSTILALLLTGWLIADELTPRALTARGIDRAARRELMRHHRARVLGFGVATQLCFLVPLGAIITMPSAVAGSTVLACSLLEADTADAEPSE, translated from the coding sequence ATGCGCGAGTTCGTCCGAGGAATCACTCTGCTCGCACGCGGGTTCGCCTACTGGCCCCGGCGCCCCGGACTCATGGCGCTCGGTCTCGTTCCGGCCGCGATCGTCGCCGCGCTGTTCCTCGCGGGATTGATCGCGCTGGGCGCCTTCCTGCCCGCCATCACCGAGGCAATGACGCCCTTCGCCGATGGCTGGCCCGGACTGTGGTCCACCGTCATCCGCGTTGCCATCGGAACCGCGCTGCTCGGAGCTGCGCTCGTCCTGCTCGCGGTCTCGTTCACCGCGCTCACGCTGCTGATCGGCGAGCCTTTCTACGACCGGATCTGGCGGGCCGTGGAGTCGGATCTGGGCAGCTCGGGCATCGACGCCGACTATGGATTCTGGCGAGCTCTCGGGGATGGGTTCAGGCTGCTTGCGCGCGGCGTCGGGGTCGCTCTGCTCGCGGCGCTGGTCGGCCTCGTGCCGGTGGTGGGCGGCGTGCTCAGCACGATCCTCGCGCTGCTGCTCACGGGGTGGCTGATCGCGGACGAGCTGACGCCCCGGGCTCTCACGGCGCGTGGGATCGATCGTGCCGCCCGGCGAGAGCTGATGCGACACCACCGGGCCCGGGTACTGGGGTTCGGCGTCGCCACGCAGCTCTGCTTCCTCGTTCCCCTCGGCGCGATCATCACGATGCCGTCAGCCGTCGCGGGATCGACCGTTCTCGCGTGCTCACTGCTCGAGGCTGATACCGCAGACGCGGAACCGTCCGAGTGA
- a CDS encoding spermidine synthase yields the protein MIARFEELDWQQTRMGELTLRRRADPATDELIYEVKLKDEYLMSSLFTVAEEELATLGLAAAEGIHLDVLVGGLGLGYTAATALHDERVRRLDVIDALTAVIGWHERELLPVSAELVGDARTTLVHDDFFAVMRRTPEPEDTPYDVILLDVDHSPHHTLDPSHADLYTAAGLASLARHLTDRGVFALWSDDPPDAEFMSLLSSVFDDRAAHVVTFDNRLTGGTSSNTVYVATRR from the coding sequence ATGATCGCCCGCTTCGAGGAGCTCGACTGGCAGCAGACGCGGATGGGGGAGCTGACCCTCCGTCGGCGTGCCGACCCCGCGACGGATGAGCTGATCTACGAGGTGAAGCTCAAGGACGAGTACCTCATGTCGAGCCTGTTCACGGTCGCTGAGGAAGAGCTCGCGACGCTGGGTCTCGCCGCCGCGGAAGGCATCCACCTCGACGTGCTCGTGGGCGGTCTCGGACTGGGCTACACCGCAGCGACCGCGCTGCACGACGAACGCGTTCGCCGGCTGGATGTGATCGACGCGCTCACCGCGGTGATCGGGTGGCACGAGAGGGAACTGCTCCCGGTTTCCGCGGAGCTGGTAGGAGATGCTCGGACGACCCTGGTTCACGACGACTTCTTCGCCGTGATGCGCCGTACGCCCGAGCCCGAGGACACGCCGTATGACGTCATCCTGCTCGATGTCGATCACTCGCCGCACCACACGCTGGATCCGAGTCACGCCGACCTCTACACCGCGGCGGGCCTCGCATCCCTCGCTCGGCACCTCACCGACCGGGGCGTCTTCGCTCTGTGGTCGGATGATCCGCCCGACGCCGAGTTCATGTCGCTGCTCTCCTCGGTCTTCGATGATCGCGCGGCTCACGTTGTGACGTTCGACAACCGCCTCACGGGCGGAACCTCGTCCAACACCGTCTACGTCGCGACCCGGCGCTAG